In Fervidobacterium nodosum Rt17-B1, one genomic interval encodes:
- a CDS encoding DUF1659 domain-containing protein, whose protein sequence is MKRLSIRWLIGYDENNKPIYRRQTISVDDFFDLAHAQAFVNILDKYSNYTCESAQLVTTENVGDTL, encoded by the coding sequence ATGAAGAGATTATCAATAAGGTGGTTGATAGGTTATGATGAAAATAACAAACCGATTTACAGAAGACAAACAATCTCAGTAGACGATTTCTTCGACTTAGCTCATGCCCAAGCTTTTGTTAACATACTCGATAAGTACTCAAATTATACATGTGAAAGTGCACAACTTGTTACAACAGAGAATGTGGGTGATACATTATGA
- a CDS encoding DUF2922 domain-containing protein, producing the protein MKRLTLVYRKLENGQMKTYRINIPEPVDNINVQELQQDMEYLKAINVVPDGFEPDEARVTETNIEVLINLIE; encoded by the coding sequence ATGAAAAGATTAACGCTTGTATACAGAAAATTAGAAAATGGGCAGATGAAGACTTACAGAATAAATATACCAGAACCTGTTGACAATATAAATGTGCAAGAACTTCAGCAAGATATGGAATATTTAAAAGCAATCAATGTTGTTCCTGATGGTTTTGAACCAGATGAAGCAAGAGTAACGGAAACAAATATCGAAGTTTTAATAAATCTAATAGAATAA
- a CDS encoding fibronectin type III domain-containing protein, with protein sequence MQFRGAKSFYLFAIFLLILISTQGCINKPKEISPTLLEPQNGAINLPFNNLSFKFKALPGQKYDLIIRDYSSGKEVYTTTATAVNEEVTIIIPRGFLEPERKYKWYVRISGDDSKASSLWNFTTEKNSPPTISSLSPDGTTGHPFGALALTWKASDPNDDELTFTVTVYEEGKDTPVFTQNVSTDACTVKSLKQQMRYTWKVTAKDKWGGTVESPLASFQTKQNEPPENIQLKNPLENSTDVKFNNLMLSWQGFDKDYEDLRYTLYLFKTGTPKGQPLLSNSTVTDYMVTDLVPSTDYTLIIEAIDTYGEKLEKQFTFRTKVNTLPQKPVLIEPKDNYRVNLAKINSLKFKWTTSTDPDEDVVSYRFVISDGNTNRTMYPYNNNEMEFNQLASFFKIGQRYTWYVEALDKHGGSSKSETFSFETYKNNPPTAPTNPYPANNATNLPNRIPRFSWNATDEDGDQLKYDLYIGKSESDLKLVAADLEVNTYSTTMLFDFGTTYYWKVIVKDGYNDPVEGPIWKFTITNEDRPPTNPLLISPANTQTNINFNNIQLRWKASSDNETPKENLVYYVYCGRADEMTLFATVTGQTTDELTYTLSGLKPVTTYYWRVEVKDSFGNYAYSDTWSFTTKQNTAPNWPSNPNPEDGGSITGTGNLTLSWNASDPDGDNLTYEVRVSTSTSLLQSVEPIISSNNNVTITINEKGTYYWYVTLKDPHGGVTEGPVWRFEVK encoded by the coding sequence ATGCAATTCAGGGGGGCTAAAAGTTTTTATTTATTTGCCATATTTCTTTTAATATTGATTTCTACTCAAGGGTGTATCAATAAACCCAAAGAAATATCTCCAACCTTGCTTGAACCTCAAAATGGTGCAATCAATCTGCCTTTCAACAATTTGTCATTTAAATTCAAAGCACTTCCAGGTCAAAAGTATGATTTGATAATAAGAGATTACTCGAGTGGGAAAGAAGTTTATACAACTACTGCAACAGCTGTCAATGAGGAAGTAACAATAATAATTCCAAGAGGTTTTTTAGAGCCAGAGAGAAAGTACAAGTGGTATGTGAGAATAAGTGGTGACGACTCAAAGGCAAGCTCACTCTGGAACTTTACAACAGAAAAAAATTCTCCTCCAACAATTTCTTCCCTAAGCCCAGACGGTACAACTGGTCATCCGTTTGGTGCGCTTGCGTTAACTTGGAAAGCGAGCGATCCAAACGATGATGAATTAACTTTCACAGTTACTGTATATGAAGAGGGCAAAGACACACCAGTTTTTACTCAAAATGTTTCAACAGACGCTTGCACTGTTAAAAGTCTAAAGCAACAGATGAGATACACTTGGAAGGTTACAGCTAAAGATAAATGGGGAGGTACGGTCGAATCACCACTGGCGAGTTTTCAAACGAAACAAAACGAGCCACCAGAAAACATTCAACTAAAAAATCCCCTTGAAAATTCTACAGATGTTAAATTTAACAATTTAATGTTAAGTTGGCAAGGGTTTGATAAAGATTACGAAGATTTAAGATATACACTGTATCTTTTCAAAACAGGTACACCTAAAGGGCAACCACTTTTAAGTAATTCAACGGTAACTGATTATATGGTAACAGACCTTGTGCCATCTACTGATTACACACTTATCATAGAAGCTATAGATACGTATGGTGAAAAGCTCGAAAAGCAATTTACTTTTAGAACAAAAGTTAACACCCTTCCACAAAAACCAGTACTAATAGAACCAAAAGATAATTACAGAGTTAACCTTGCAAAAATCAACTCTCTTAAATTCAAATGGACTACATCGACTGACCCTGATGAAGATGTAGTAAGCTATAGATTTGTTATATCAGACGGAAATACAAATAGGACGATGTACCCATATAATAATAACGAAATGGAATTTAACCAATTAGCAAGTTTCTTTAAAATTGGTCAAAGGTACACTTGGTATGTAGAAGCCTTAGATAAACACGGCGGTTCAAGTAAAAGTGAAACTTTTTCATTTGAAACTTATAAAAATAATCCGCCAACAGCTCCAACAAATCCCTATCCGGCGAACAACGCGACCAATCTTCCCAATAGAATTCCAAGATTTTCTTGGAATGCAACAGATGAAGATGGCGACCAGTTAAAATACGATTTATACATTGGAAAATCAGAAAGCGATTTGAAATTGGTTGCGGCTGATTTGGAAGTTAATACTTACTCTACAACTATGTTGTTTGATTTCGGAACAACATATTATTGGAAAGTTATCGTAAAAGACGGATATAACGATCCCGTCGAAGGTCCTATTTGGAAATTCACAATAACAAACGAAGATAGGCCTCCGACAAACCCGTTGCTTATTTCTCCAGCAAACACTCAGACCAATATCAACTTTAACAACATACAACTCCGTTGGAAAGCAAGCTCAGACAATGAAACTCCTAAAGAGAATTTAGTTTATTATGTGTACTGTGGAAGAGCAGATGAAATGACTCTCTTTGCCACAGTTACAGGCCAGACAACCGATGAACTTACTTATACTTTATCAGGTTTAAAGCCTGTTACAACATACTATTGGAGAGTTGAGGTAAAAGATTCATTCGGAAATTACGCGTACAGCGATACTTGGAGTTTTACCACAAAGCAAAATACAGCACCAAATTGGCCAAGTAATCCTAATCCTGAGGATGGTGGTAGTATCACAGGCACCGGGAATCTGACACTTAGCTGGAATGCAAGTGATCCGGATGGTGATAATTTAACTTACGAAGTTAGAGTAAGCACATCCACAAGTTTGCTCCAAAGTGTAGAACCTATTATTTCTTCTAATAATAACGTAACGATAACCATAAATGAGAAAGGAACTTATTATTGGTATGTAACACTAAAAGATCCACATGGTGGCGTTACGGAAGGACCAGTCTGGAGGTTCGAAGTAAAATAA
- a CDS encoding nucleotide sugar dehydrogenase: MSLYEKILSKSAVIGVIGMGYVGLPLAVEKARAGYKVIGFDIQQKRVDMINRGENYIGDVDDNELKQLVSEGKLRATTDFDELKNCDVISICVPTPLDKFKQPDLSYIINSANEIKKRLRKGQLVVLESTTYPGTTDEVVLPILEETGLKIGKDFYLAFSPERVDPGNPRYKTRNTPKVVGGMTPECTKHAVALYESVLEAGVFPVSSPKAAEMTKILENTFRLVNIALVQEMTKVANKMGINIWEVIDAAATKPFGYMPFYPGPGIGGHCIPIDPFYLVYKAKEYDLHMMLVEQAGEISDGMPYYVVDRLSDILNERKKCLNGTNILILGVTYKGNIDDLRESPALKVIEILEKKKANVFYYDPFVSEFTHDGKHYKRVDLTEEFLKTIDGAVITSGHTIGIDYEYIAKNVPFIFDTKNVTKGKYENVILL; encoded by the coding sequence ATGAGTTTGTATGAAAAAATCTTAAGTAAAAGTGCTGTAATTGGTGTTATTGGAATGGGATATGTAGGTTTGCCATTAGCGGTTGAAAAAGCAAGAGCAGGTTATAAGGTTATTGGTTTTGACATCCAACAAAAGAGGGTTGATATGATAAATCGTGGTGAAAATTACATAGGAGATGTTGATGATAACGAATTAAAACAGTTGGTATCGGAAGGAAAACTTAGAGCTACAACTGATTTTGACGAACTGAAAAACTGCGATGTCATAAGTATCTGCGTACCAACACCACTTGATAAATTCAAACAACCCGATTTAAGTTACATTATAAATAGTGCAAATGAAATTAAAAAAAGGCTCAGAAAGGGGCAGCTTGTTGTACTTGAAAGTACGACTTATCCTGGAACAACGGACGAAGTTGTACTTCCAATACTTGAAGAAACCGGTTTGAAAATAGGTAAAGATTTTTATCTTGCTTTTAGTCCTGAACGTGTTGATCCTGGTAATCCAAGGTACAAAACACGAAATACGCCAAAAGTTGTTGGTGGTATGACTCCTGAATGTACAAAACATGCCGTTGCATTGTATGAAAGCGTTCTTGAAGCTGGGGTATTTCCTGTTTCATCTCCAAAAGCCGCTGAGATGACTAAAATTTTAGAAAACACGTTCAGGCTTGTAAATATAGCTCTTGTTCAGGAAATGACAAAGGTAGCTAATAAAATGGGAATAAATATCTGGGAGGTCATAGATGCCGCTGCTACCAAACCTTTTGGGTACATGCCTTTCTATCCTGGACCTGGTATAGGCGGGCATTGTATTCCTATTGACCCGTTTTACCTAGTTTATAAGGCAAAAGAATATGATTTACACATGATGTTGGTAGAACAGGCTGGCGAGATTTCTGATGGAATGCCATATTATGTCGTCGATAGACTTTCAGATATATTGAATGAACGAAAGAAATGCCTAAATGGGACAAATATACTTATATTAGGTGTCACCTACAAAGGCAACATAGACGATTTAAGAGAAAGCCCTGCCTTAAAAGTTATAGAAATTCTTGAGAAGAAGAAAGCCAATGTGTTCTACTACGACCCATTTGTATCAGAATTTACACACGATGGAAAACACTACAAGAGAGTTGATTTAACAGAAGAATTCTTAAAGACAATTGACGGTGCGGTAATTACGTCTGGGCATACTATAGGAATAGATTACGAGTATATAGCTAAAAATGTGCCGTTCATTTTTGACACAAAGAACGTAACGAAAGGTAAATATGAAAATGTGATACTCCTATAA
- a CDS encoding polysaccharide biosynthesis/export family protein: MKKSLLACLVILLVVSVFAYKVRVGDTIAIEVFNQPSLSRTVEVANDGTIAYPFAGNIKVEGKTVDEIKTLIEPYVKNILKDPIITVYVVRYAPMNIYIQGVLNRVFDISLIPNLTLSKLFSYLSIDKNSPIDFSNITVTRDGKSTKFDMIPYFYEGKITNDIVLRESDIIYFPPFKYDMPIQVTGAYTLLTPYEPGMTLKYLLIKLGVIDKTIAKIESSVLTVDGKSQTVNLEDVIAGKVDYKLSAGASLYIPKRQERFVYVVGFVPSSGIKTFSVEEDMNLALALAKAGGISKENEKWVEKIRITSPNGKVEDYHPAILSNASLVKLEIGSIVEVIKYQEFKVYLKGDISTGIIVFQPDESKTLEVLLTKIGGIKTSEYKWIESVKVNNKAVDISKASEIILNNNDVVEIRRYPEFKVYLTGDFKTGIITFEPDEPKTLSGLLTKIGGIQTDQIKWIQSIKINDKEVDFNNLDKYILSNNDVVNIKKYPEFYVYVQGLANIKGKVYFEPQEAKTLKLLIAKVGLPSEDVENEGKAIINNNQELNLKDVIYNNKDYELSLGDIIQIVYEPFVVNTIGTNAGVIQLSYKEPRTLAYLVKKLGISQPESIDSITLIRNGKEINYSVNEIIYEKVNVPLEKYDTVVVKRAENNAVYLTGDVSAYVTFDYNEPITIQKILAKVGLNDLRRIDKITLGDKEIDLRENKIIDKGSILNVSLKRPLFVTAMGYIKTTGRVQFDYYETPDLKTLFAKLGGLVIGPELYYTSDKVVVMRDGKVLAQYDAEKIYKGIENAMLEDGDFVYVTTKEPNYVYVFGKGVQNGLVKFNASEEFDLRTLISKIGGIKEGISNKINIIVNGEIKTIQWTELTNIQLENGAILTFDVDRENYIYLITADGKPNMIYSDKAITLYELLTKFGVNKNYRKLELLSGTEKSTIELKDISQARSYNIKPGDVVRILDTPENFAYVLGEVNKPGIIQLTENTTVLQAIIQAGYFAQKAAPASVWLYKGGVNGKPVKVNLSAAISGGTLTDNPIVEPGDVIYVPSDIFKSALEWIPIINNLITFYNNVSGLFK, translated from the coding sequence ATGAAAAAAAGTTTACTTGCTTGTCTTGTGATACTTTTAGTTGTTAGTGTATTTGCGTACAAAGTGCGTGTTGGTGATACTATAGCCATTGAAGTTTTTAACCAACCATCGTTGAGTAGAACGGTTGAGGTTGCCAATGATGGTACAATCGCTTATCCATTTGCTGGGAATATTAAAGTAGAGGGTAAAACTGTTGATGAAATTAAAACCCTTATAGAACCTTATGTCAAGAATATTTTAAAAGATCCTATAATTACGGTTTATGTAGTGAGATACGCACCCATGAATATTTACATTCAAGGTGTTTTAAACAGGGTTTTTGATATTTCCCTTATACCAAATCTGACACTTTCAAAATTATTTTCATATCTTTCCATAGATAAAAATTCACCAATTGATTTTTCAAACATAACAGTTACGCGCGATGGAAAGTCTACAAAATTTGATATGATTCCGTATTTTTACGAAGGTAAGATTACGAACGATATTGTGCTGAGGGAAAGCGATATTATATACTTCCCCCCATTTAAGTATGATATGCCTATTCAAGTCACGGGAGCTTATACTCTATTAACACCTTACGAGCCAGGGATGACTTTAAAGTATCTTCTCATAAAGCTTGGAGTAATTGACAAAACAATAGCTAAAATAGAATCTTCAGTTCTTACAGTCGATGGCAAGTCACAGACGGTTAATCTTGAGGATGTAATTGCTGGAAAAGTTGATTATAAGCTTTCCGCTGGTGCTTCGTTGTATATACCTAAGAGGCAAGAGCGTTTTGTGTATGTCGTTGGGTTTGTTCCTTCAAGTGGGATTAAAACATTTTCTGTGGAAGAAGATATGAACCTTGCGCTTGCGCTTGCAAAGGCTGGAGGAATATCAAAAGAAAACGAAAAATGGGTGGAGAAGATAAGGATAACTTCCCCAAACGGTAAAGTAGAAGATTACCACCCAGCCATACTTTCCAATGCTTCTTTAGTTAAATTGGAAATAGGAAGTATAGTTGAGGTTATCAAATATCAAGAATTTAAAGTGTACCTTAAAGGAGATATTTCAACAGGAATTATTGTATTTCAACCAGATGAGTCAAAAACACTTGAAGTTTTACTTACAAAAATTGGTGGAATTAAGACATCAGAATATAAATGGATAGAATCAGTGAAAGTAAATAATAAAGCGGTCGATATATCAAAAGCTAGTGAGATTATATTAAATAACAACGATGTGGTCGAAATAAGGAGATATCCAGAGTTTAAGGTTTACTTGACTGGAGATTTTAAAACAGGGATAATTACATTTGAACCAGATGAACCAAAAACGCTGAGTGGACTTCTTACAAAAATAGGAGGAATACAAACTGACCAAATTAAGTGGATTCAATCTATAAAGATTAACGATAAAGAAGTCGACTTTAATAATCTTGATAAATACATACTTTCGAATAATGATGTAGTTAATATTAAAAAATATCCAGAATTTTATGTTTATGTTCAAGGTCTTGCAAATATAAAAGGTAAAGTTTACTTTGAACCACAAGAAGCGAAAACCTTAAAACTTCTTATTGCAAAAGTTGGTTTACCAAGCGAAGATGTTGAAAACGAAGGGAAAGCTATAATAAATAATAATCAAGAATTGAATTTGAAAGACGTGATTTACAACAATAAAGATTACGAACTTTCTCTGGGTGATATTATTCAAATTGTTTACGAACCATTTGTTGTGAATACAATAGGTACAAATGCTGGGGTTATTCAACTATCTTACAAAGAGCCTCGGACACTTGCGTATTTGGTTAAAAAGCTTGGAATTTCCCAACCTGAGAGTATAGATAGTATCACGTTGATACGTAATGGTAAAGAAATAAATTATTCTGTAAACGAAATAATATATGAGAAAGTCAACGTGCCACTTGAAAAATACGATACAGTTGTTGTAAAGCGTGCTGAAAATAACGCAGTTTATCTTACAGGAGATGTCTCAGCTTACGTAACATTTGACTATAATGAGCCAATAACAATACAAAAAATACTTGCAAAAGTTGGTTTGAACGATTTGAGAAGAATTGACAAGATAACTTTAGGAGACAAAGAAATAGATTTGAGAGAAAATAAAATTATTGATAAAGGTTCAATATTAAACGTTTCTTTGAAAAGACCGTTGTTTGTAACGGCGATGGGGTATATCAAAACAACGGGAAGAGTACAATTCGATTATTATGAAACTCCCGATTTGAAAACGCTCTTTGCTAAACTTGGCGGGCTTGTGATTGGACCTGAACTTTATTACACATCCGATAAAGTTGTTGTAATGCGTGATGGGAAAGTATTAGCACAATACGATGCTGAAAAAATTTACAAAGGAATTGAAAATGCAATGCTTGAGGATGGAGATTTTGTCTATGTAACTACCAAAGAACCGAATTATGTTTATGTATTCGGTAAAGGAGTGCAAAACGGTCTTGTTAAATTTAATGCGAGCGAAGAGTTTGATCTGAGAACACTCATTAGTAAAATCGGAGGTATAAAGGAAGGTATAAGCAATAAGATAAATATAATAGTAAACGGTGAGATAAAAACAATTCAATGGACAGAGTTAACGAATATTCAATTAGAAAATGGTGCAATACTGACATTCGATGTGGATAGAGAAAATTATATCTATCTAATAACAGCTGACGGCAAACCAAATATGATATACTCGGATAAAGCCATAACACTTTATGAATTACTTACAAAATTTGGTGTAAATAAGAATTATAGAAAATTGGAATTGCTAAGTGGTACAGAAAAAAGTACCATCGAACTTAAAGATATATCTCAGGCAAGAAGTTACAACATAAAACCAGGAGATGTTGTAAGAATTTTGGATACTCCAGAAAATTTTGCATATGTATTGGGTGAAGTCAACAAACCTGGTATAATACAACTTACCGAAAACACAACGGTATTGCAGGCGATAATTCAGGCAGGATACTTTGCTCAAAAAGCAGCACCAGCGAGTGTATGGCTTTACAAAGGTGGAGTGAATGGGAAACCTGTTAAAGTCAATTTGAGTGCAGCTATTTCAGGTGGCACACTAACGGACAATCCGATAGTTGAACCTGGTGATGTGATATACGTCCCATCAGACATATTCAAGAGCGCGCTTGAATGGATACCAATTATAAATAATCTTATAACTTTCTATAACAACGTTAGCGGATTATTTAAATAA
- a CDS encoding GumC family protein, which yields MNFEEFEKNNEELNLKDILIIFKRRYKLGVFIFLITILLSAVYIFFIAKPEYEVSALIKVSSAGSTTQLSGTAALILGTSNPQIADEQFIMKSRPVLFSVIKEQNLVDYFRKKVKNPKKAQKINEEYIITKILEKKIQVENEKNTSLLRVSFTYTDKELACKVLNSLIDNYLKFTRQLNKDEKSYTKEILEKKIPLLEEEIKQISDKIQKFKEEKSIAPTVEAEEMSKGLIILYNELFEAEGKVLSYEKTIKLVENQIKQTKGVISESSYTPESKVITELRAKLIDLNIELSSLLQTYSESAPEVQRVKEMIRKTEEALEKEIKDKLTNKIDSSDPVLSELYSNLAQAQLQYEISKVQYEAIKKKIDVIETNLKKFPAYEQEYIKLQRDYTIKQQLYSQLVLQYEQYKLSEAGLTSKIPIVVEEPIIPEKPSKPDKKLVLAVSGVLGIFLGILGIFLREASDKVIRDEEDIKRLLAIQPVIFTKNEITILSKSNNSNSKSLKELAVKLFNEKEPKIVGFTNVSNVEVQLPLKFADYISNAMSTVLITKDKKENISSYQVHESLSIISEPALKGVLVGKTEEEFSRNLNSLKKEYEFVVVELPNYDDPNIYTAAKHVDKIVVLTIKDNTKKYELMDLIMKFGKMEKDLVIVLVK from the coding sequence ATGAATTTCGAGGAATTTGAAAAGAACAACGAAGAGTTAAATTTGAAGGACATACTTATTATATTTAAAAGGAGATATAAATTAGGTGTTTTTATATTCTTGATTACAATTTTATTGAGCGCTGTTTATATATTTTTCATAGCTAAACCAGAATACGAAGTCTCGGCACTTATAAAAGTTTCAAGTGCTGGTAGTACTACTCAATTAAGTGGAACCGCCGCCTTGATTCTTGGAACATCCAACCCGCAGATTGCTGATGAACAATTTATAATGAAAAGTCGACCTGTTCTTTTTAGTGTTATCAAAGAGCAAAATTTGGTAGATTATTTTAGAAAAAAAGTTAAAAATCCGAAAAAAGCACAGAAAATAAATGAAGAGTATATTATCACTAAAATACTCGAAAAGAAAATACAAGTAGAAAATGAGAAAAATACATCACTGTTAAGAGTGTCGTTTACTTACACAGATAAAGAACTAGCTTGCAAGGTGTTGAATTCACTTATTGATAATTATTTGAAATTTACAAGACAGTTGAATAAAGATGAAAAATCGTACACAAAAGAAATTTTAGAAAAGAAAATTCCTCTATTGGAGGAGGAAATAAAGCAAATAAGCGATAAGATTCAGAAATTCAAGGAGGAAAAATCTATAGCTCCCACAGTTGAAGCCGAAGAAATGAGCAAAGGGTTAATAATTTTGTATAATGAATTGTTTGAAGCGGAAGGGAAGGTATTATCTTATGAAAAAACGATAAAATTAGTTGAGAATCAAATAAAACAAACAAAGGGGGTAATTTCAGAGTCTTCTTATACACCAGAAAGTAAAGTTATAACAGAACTCCGTGCTAAACTCATTGATTTAAATATTGAACTTTCGAGTTTGTTACAAACTTACAGTGAGTCCGCACCCGAAGTTCAAAGAGTAAAAGAAATGATTAGAAAGACAGAGGAAGCACTTGAGAAGGAAATAAAAGATAAATTAACAAACAAAATTGATAGCAGCGATCCCGTACTTTCAGAACTTTATTCTAACTTAGCGCAAGCACAACTGCAATACGAAATAAGTAAAGTGCAATATGAAGCTATCAAGAAAAAAATAGATGTTATTGAAACAAATTTAAAAAAATTTCCAGCATATGAACAAGAGTATATAAAATTGCAGAGAGATTACACGATTAAACAACAATTGTATTCTCAACTAGTACTTCAATACGAACAATATAAACTCTCCGAAGCAGGCTTGACATCTAAAATTCCAATCGTAGTTGAAGAACCAATTATACCGGAAAAACCTTCTAAGCCAGATAAAAAACTTGTCCTTGCAGTAAGTGGTGTCCTTGGGATTTTCTTAGGTATACTCGGTATCTTTCTAAGAGAGGCAAGTGACAAAGTGATAAGGGACGAAGAAGATATTAAAAGATTGTTGGCAATACAGCCTGTGATATTTACTAAGAATGAAATTACAATACTTTCAAAGTCAAATAATTCAAATTCAAAATCATTAAAAGAGCTTGCTGTAAAACTTTTTAACGAAAAGGAGCCTAAAATTGTTGGTTTCACAAATGTTTCGAACGTGGAAGTACAGTTGCCACTTAAATTTGCTGATTATATTTCAAATGCTATGTCAACAGTTTTGATAACAAAAGATAAGAAAGAAAATATATCATCATATCAAGTGCATGAAAGCTTGAGTATAATTAGTGAGCCCGCTTTAAAAGGTGTTTTAGTGGGCAAAACAGAAGAAGAATTTTCAAGAAATTTAAACAGTCTCAAGAAAGAATATGAATTTGTGGTTGTTGAATTACCCAATTACGATGATCCGAATATCTATACTGCAGCAAAACACGTAGATAAAATTGTTGTTTTAACAATCAAGGATAACACTAAAAAATATGAATTAATGGATTTAATTATGAAATTTGGAAAAATGGAAAAAGATTTAGTAATTGTTTTGGTAAAGTAA